In Salvelinus sp. IW2-2015 linkage group LG3, ASM291031v2, whole genome shotgun sequence, the DNA window ACTGGAGAACTTCTACAGCACTCTGCTGACACAACACGAGGAGCGTGAGACCAGGTACGTGTCTCCTATAGGCCACCCATTCTCCTATAGGCCACCCATTCTCCTATAGGCCACCCATGCATGTGACAGCCAGGTGTTCCCGAATATTTGCATTTGGCAACGCAAGCTTGTTTGGGCTACATTTTAAGAGGACCCAAATAGTGGGTTGTTAtgttgagagaatgagagagactttGTTCTTTATAAAATGACTGGGGTTTATTCCAACCCGACCGTCCTCACGTTTGTGAGCTAGCATCACAATCACAACTGTTTAGCCAAAGTACTGTGGCTCCTGTAGGACATCTCTACTATGGTGGGTGAAACCGTAACACACAACAATAACTCTCAGGGTAGGCTATATAGCGTCCATAACATTTGGAGTAGAAATTGCACTTTAATCATTAACAATCATCACAGTTTTATGTCTGAAAAATGTTGATAGATGATCATGAAAGACAACGCCACCACGGCCTAGACTGGGGAAGACTATTTCAGAATAACTAGACTGGGGAAGACTGTTTCAGAATAACTAGACTGGGGAAGACTGTTTCAGAATAACTAGACTGGGGAAGACTGTTTCAGAANCACAATAGCCCCTCTCTGCACCTGTCTTTCAAGAAAGAGTGAACTTGCATCAAATCAATGTTTTCTTTGGTCATGTAcactgtttagcagatgttatagcgggtgcagcaaaatgcttatgttactagctcctaaaaatgcagtaaaatgtcaagcAAGAACATAAATAATACAAGATTTAATCAAGAAATATCCGATTAAcctaacaacccaaatagcactgtaacagtcatccaaatgcaatctatactCATCTACACTGGATGAATTTACATAAGATATACTAAGAATAGTACAGCAGTAACATTAGATGTGTTAGAGTGGGCATCACTGGTCTGTATTACACAAAGACCAGTTTAAACAGGCTCCTCACTGCTCGTAAGAGACAGTAGCAATACAATGTCTCTCAGATATTACTCAACTGGAACTAAAAGCTATTGAATGTACAGTAGGCTTATGATGAATATCAGTACATGTGTATTGggcctcagtcagtcagtgttgtcTTTGTTTCCCTTTGCACTACAGGATAGTATGGCCATGACGGGAGGGACTGCAGCTGCCCTTCCCATGAGCAACCACACCCGGGAGAGGGTGACCGTGGCCAAGCTGACAGTGGAGAACTTCTACAGCACTCTGCTGACACAACACGAGGAGCGAGAGACGAGGTGCGTGTCTCCTATAGGCCACCCATTCTCCTATAGGCCAACCATGCATGTGACAGCCAGGTGTTCTGAATATTTGCATTTGGCAATGGAAGCTTGTTTTAGGCTACATTTTTAAGAGGACCCAAATAGTGGGTTGTTATGTTGAGAGAACAAGAGACTTTGTTCTTTATAAAATGGATGGGGTTTATTTCAACCCGAGCATCCTCACATTCGTGAGCTAGCATCACAATCACAACTGTTTAGCCAGACTGTTTCAGAATAACTAGACTGGGGTAGACTGGTTTCAGAATAACTAGACTGGTTTCAGATGAACTAGACTGGGGAGGACTGTTTCAGAATACCTGCATGTTCCCCTCTGTTTTTCCAGGCAGAAGAAGCTGGAGAAAGTCATGGATGAGGAAGGCTTGATAGATGAAGAGGTAAACCTCCACTCGTGTGGAACGATGGCTTTAATTCCAATAAAGGATTGGAATCAATGTCGTGGGTAGCACTTTCTTTGCATGTTTGTCACATCTACTATTTTAGAGGAAACCATATGTACCTGATTATTGGTGTCTCTGTGCCTATGTTTCTCAACAGAAGGTCATGCGACGCTCCCAGCACGCCAGGAAGGAGACAGAGTTCCTGCGGCTGAAGAGGACCCGGCTGGGCCTGGACGACTTTGAGTCACTAAAGGTCATTGGTCGAGGCGCTTTTGGAGAGGTAGGTTATTATATCTCTCTTCAGTTTATTTTCTTTATATGGACCTTTGAGTGTATGCTGGTACTGATTGTCGATTAATATGGTCTTTACTGAAGCTTTCAAAAAAGTTTGCAATGCATGGTTTGGTCTGACCACTCATTTTATAAAACAGTTAGCAACTAATTACACTTAAGCCTCTCAAATGTGGCATACTCATGTGTGACTCCTACGTTTGTCCTCAGGTCCGCTTGGTGCAGAAAAAAGACACCGGGCACATATATGCCATGAAGATCTTGAGGAAAGCTGACATGTTGGAGAAGGAGCAGGTGGCTCATATTCGGGCAGAGAGGGACATCTTGGTGGAGGCGGACGGGGCCTGGGTGGTCAAGATGTTCTACAGTTTCCAGGATAAGAGGAACCTATACCTCATCATGGAATTTCTACCTGGAGGTGAGTTTCTCTTGTTGGCCACAGTCTGACTCCACAAATTACATcaaaccattttttaaattagatatAATTACTGGGAATAAATATAGTGACATTACACAATTGTACATAGAGACCATCTAGAGCAGGGATCTTTAACCTTTCCCATCATGTTAGTAATAAACTATTTTCACATCTTATCAGGTGAATGATGATTTCAAGGAGAAGCAATCAAttaatagatttggtagatagttTTTCATTTTTAACCTCCCCACATTGTAATTGAAAGAGGGAAGTGTGAACTCTAACCTGGCCAAAAATCTATGTCCAAGTTAAGAAAGTTTACCAGCAGCTCCATTGAGTGTAATTAACAACGAGTGTAATTAACAATAATGAGTGTAATTTGGTCCGACCAATCCCGGTTCttgttgtgtcatgctgatggcagcaTCTGGTTTTGGcttaagcagcatgagtccatggacccatcctgtcTGGTGTctacggtacaggctggtggtaatggtgtggggaatgttttcctggcacacgttaggtcacTTGATAccaattgtgcaacatttgaccaCCACGCCTTGTACtatccatgccccgatgaattccGTCTGTTCTTGAGGCAAAGGGATCTGTGTGCCTAGATGGGCGTACctaaaactggccactgagtgtatattgtttaatttaattGGTCATCTGTTACTCacatcatgtaaaaaaaaacaggggGTTAGTGGCATAGTGGCATTAATATCAATTCAATGTGCAGGTGACATGATGACCCTGCTGATGAAAAAGGACACCCTGTCTGAAGAGGCTACCCAGTTCTACATAGCTGAGACCGTCCTGGCCATCGACTCCATCCACCAGCTGGGTTTCATCCACAGAGACATCAAACCTGATAACCTGCTTCTGGACTCCAGGGTGAGACACGGGCCTGGTCCAGGCCTACCCCTGTACACAAACAGATAGACACATGCTCagagacacgcacacagagaaGCATTCACTTAGATGGCCAATTAAAGTATATAATAACCGTTCGTATTGAAGGTGTGATCGGAGAGTCTTTTTCTTCTCCAGGGCCATGTAAAGCTGTCTGATTTTGGTCTGTGTACGGGACTGAAGAAGGCCCACCGTACAGAGTTCTACAGGAACCTCACACACAACCCTCCCAGTGACTTCTGTGAGTCACTCTTTACAACCTGTGAATCATTCACTTTTATTTTCATTCAGACAAAATATAATTAGTTTGTTCAGTCGTTTTTATGGGAGAACACTGCCATGTCTTTGAACTTGCAATATTCCACAGCCTTCCAAAACATGAACTCAAAGAGAAAAGCAGAGACGTGGAAGAAGAACCGGAGGCAACTGGTAAGAGTTTGTGCATGTGAGAGACTATATATTTTACCGCCCATTATATCTTTGGTACCGCCCTTCCCAATGGTCCTTTGAGTAGGATCCCTCTTAGGGATCTCATCAGGGTTTTTGTTAAGGATCCTCTGAGCACCATGGACTATGAAACAAGCACACCCAATACTGTAGCCTTTGGGTTGTATTTACTTACTAGTGTCTCCCCATCTGTTTGTTTAACCAACAGGCCTACTCCACAGTGGGAACACCAGACTACATTGCCCCAGAGGTGTTCCTGCAGACGGGATACAACAAGCTCTGTGACTGGTGGTCTCTGGGGGTCATCATGTATGAGATGCTGATAGGTATGTCNGTTTCATCCACAGAGACATCAAACCTGATAACCTGCTTCTGGACTCCAGGGTGAGACACGGGCCTGGTCCAGGCCTACCCCtgtacacaaacagacacatgctCAGAGAAGCATTCACTTACAGATGGCCAATTAAAGTATATAATAACCGTTTTGTATTGAAGGTGTGATGAAGagtcttttatttttttcttctgcaGGGCCATGTAAAGCTGTCTGATTTTGGTCTGTGTACAGGACTGAAGAAGGCCCACCGTACAGAGTTCTACAGGAACCTCACACACAACCCTCCCAGTGACTTCTGTGAGTCACTCTTAACAACTTGTGActcattcatttttattttcactcAGACAAAATATAATTTGTTTATTCAGTGGTTTTTATGGTAGAACACTGCCATGTCTTTGAACTTGCAATATTCCACAGCCTTCCAAAACATGAACTCAAAGAGAAAAGCAGAGACATGGAAGAAGAACCGGAGGCAACTGGTAAGAGTTTGTGCATGTGAGAGACTATATTTTATTGCCCATTATATCTTTGGTACCGCCCTTCCCATTGGTCCTTTGAGTAGGATCCCTCAGGGATCTCATGAGTGTTTTTGTTAAGGATCCTCTGAGCACCACAGACCATGGGCTGTGAAACAAGCACACCCAATACTGTAGCCTTTGGGTTGTTTTTACTTACTAGTGTCTCCCCATCTGTTTAACCAACAGGCCTACTCCACAGTGGGAACACCAGACTACATTGCCCCAGAGGTGTTCCTGCAGACGGGATACAACAAGCTCTGTGACTGGTGGTCTCTGGGGGTCATCATGTATGAGATGCTGATAGGTATGTCTATGTAACCGAGTCAATTACAACATGCCCAAGTCTGTGTTTCATTATGAACTCAAAGGCCAGCTAACTTTCTGAAATAACGTCCTAACTCATTGTTCCTACTTTGTAACATACTGACATTCTCCCCTGGTGTGTCTCTCAGGGTACCCCCCGTTCTGTTCTGAAACACCCCAGGAGACGTATAGGAAGGTGATGAACTGGAAGGAGACCTTGGTCTTCCCCCCCGAGGTGCCCATCTCAGAGCGGGCCAAGGACTTGATTCTCAGGTTTGTGGTCATATGATACCTTATAGGAtatccactggtgtgtgtgtgtgtgtatgtatcagaGTGTATTGTCCTTTTAGGAAAACATTCTTATAGCACTTTACTGGTATAATTCTTTAGTACTTGTTATAAACATGTATGAACCTTTTTTAATATCTTATTGTAAGTCTTATGTTAGGCCAATGTCTCCCAATTTAGAAAAATTGAAGCTAACTCAAAATAGCTGTTACTCAGTCATGATCATTATGAGATGTTAATAAGACATAAGATGGTCATACATGGTAATGTCATgtcttataatgcattataactggATCGTGAGTTATATCTGCAGGCTGAGTTACCAAAATTATCACAATAATTATTACATTCACATCCACAAAAACATGCCGTATCAAACTGCAGTGAAGTAGACATTTTATTTCAGCGCAATGGATTTCCTCTTGTGAAACAAAGGCTTTGGTGCTCCAACAACATGAACCCATTTCAGGTACTGTAATGATGCTGAGAACCGTGTTGGTGCTGTGAGCGTTGAGGAGATGAAGAGTCACGCCTTCTTTGAGCCTGTGGACTGGGAACACATCAGGTATGTGTTGTGTTCTTCAGTACTGACATGTGTGTGTCTAAGCATGTGTGATGGCAATATCTTAAAGGAGGTATAACATGCAATCACATCCCCCAAAAAAGCCAAGTCATGTAGCCTTTATTGGGTTGTCTTTGATGCGTTTCAGCAAAATGCATTTGGAAAAAGGTTTTAAATAGACCAACGGCTCACATTTGCCTTCCTTCCATAGGGAAAGACCAGCCGCCATCTCCATTGAGATCAAGAGCATTGATGACACATCGAACTTTGATGAGTTCCCAGAATCGGACATCCTTCAGCCAGgtaataataatcactttgtcTCTATTACTACTTTCTATACATGAAATGCAGCTCAAAGTTCTTCACAATAAGCATGAaatgataaaaatgtaaaaactatTAAAGCAGAAGAAACATTTGTGCTGCAGTGCCGGTTTGCTTTGGTGTACAGGAATCTTTTGAGTCATCATCTCTGGCGCAACTCCAATTTCGATTAAATAGGACCCATAGTCCTATTATTCACACATTCCTACAGTTCTGAGGTCTAGATTAATTTCCTATTCAGTGTTGCCCTCTAGTGGCAAGGAGGAGACAATAACACTGGTATTAACCTTAATACACTGTTGTATATCATTTACAATCTTGTTGTTTCAGTTTCCAACGTGACAGAACCAGACAAATCGAAGGACTGGGTGTTCCTGAACTACACCTACAAGAGGTTTGAGGGGCTGACTCAGCGAGGCACCATCCCCACATACATGAAGGCAGGGAAGGCCTGAGATGAGGGCATGAGGGAAAATGGGAGAGACAATGTGGACACAGGGTTGGGCGGTAAACCCCTGCTTTGCTGAAAGCACAGGATCAAGAATGATGAGGAGGTTCTTGGTTTCATGCCTCACTGGGGTTTTCCTGCTTGGTCAGATCCATTGGGGCACCAATGGCAAGAGGAACAGGGATATAAATAATACATGTATCGTCTTTTGTCTTAGGCCTTGCTTGGGCTGTTAATGGGGAAGTTTGTTTTACAACTTAATGTTCGATGGTTCCTCAACCTGAAAAAACGGAACTTCCCCTTTTGAAATGACTACTAATAGGTGACTAAATCAACGGgcgcgttcctctgcccaggcgttgctgaagtatgccagatcttacaacacctggataggtattttacctaTTGGCTAACcacatgttatagcaatctggtgcccgacgGCGGAGTCGATGACGAGgtacgcaaccattggttgatgcaacgtctgagcaggggaacgcgaCCATCATATCTGCATGTTTACACACTGATTTGCAGGGTCTAAAACACTGTAGAAGGACTGCCCCACACACAGGGTATTCGTTGGGGGTTATCCTAGTGACCTCATGACTGAAGAAAAATGCATATAGTTCATGTAAAGTAAACGTTGTTTTCTAAACTTGTAGGTATAAAAAGTTCTAACAGTTCAAGTCTTTTATGGGTGCCATTTTAGCCAAAAAGTTTAATTCTAGTTACAATGCAAATAGTAATCCTTCCGTCATGGAACGTTCGCTGCTAACATGGAGTATGGTGAGCTATCCATACATGGATTAATCCCAGAGCCATAGATACATTGTGGTGTCTATTTAATGCCTTGATAAGCTGGAATTAATAGCTCTAAATGATTTAATGGTGTCAAAGATGCATAGAAAAGTGTTGTCTTCTAGTGGTTGAGGTAAACGGTAATGTAGAATCAGATTAGTTTTTGCAAGTTAGAGGACGAGTCATGGATGTCAATGAAAATTCAATTCTACTAATCCTTAAAGGTAGCAATATGATGCAGAAAGTAGAAGGCATattgggtcaatttccgcaacaactaagagtgttgaagcGTGATACTCAACTTCTATGCATTTGTTGGTACTGTGGCTACCACGCTGTATACGGTATGAAGCGcagatgctgtgtgtgactgcgggAGAGCAATGTCTTGCATCTCGATCATATCAATATCTGCGATGCTGCTCGTGGCAATGTCATTTCGCTGAGTCTAATTTTACAGGAGTTACATTTCTGTTCAAATTTATTGACAAAGATGGcgcctttttttttttagaacatCGGAAATCATGTTTGATCTCCACTTCACATCGCTCCCCAAAATGCATCCATTTAAGTTAGGAACAACATTTAATTAAATGTACCTTTTTATAGTCACCCTTTAGTGAACACCCGCTGTGTGTGATGTCATAAATATAGATATTCAAATTTAGGAGTCAAACATTTCAGCGATTCTGATTTAGTTGTGCAGAGGTGGTTAGCACAACTTGCATATCCAGTAAACTAAATTCATGTAATGTTGCCCTGGCTATCTGGCACAGGTCAAAGTTCAAATGCTATGTGATCTGGAGCAGGTGTAAATTCaatgttttaaattatttattttgacaATGAACAAATTGATAAATCCCCAAATGTTTGCAGTCGTAAACACACCACAAATTAGGGTGCATCATGTGTTGATGACTAAAACAAAATACCTAAAATATAACAATGCAGAAAGATAGCGCaataactggaagtctatgggtaacgctagttagcattaacttgcaaaactacctcttaagttccttcatactggacacagacctAAAGGGTAACCAGgactttatctgactctggggaagtagataaagggcctcattgccaaagtatccctttaatttgtaaattattcaagggaaataaaaacattgtttacATAGAGAAGAGAAACTACTTTTCATAAAAGTTAACTTAACTCAAATTCATTATTTGATGCATTTGTTCATTCTGAAATCCATTTGACTTTCACCAGAACATGTTACAAAatatattaaagggatagttcacccaaatgacaaaATTACACATTGTTTTATATCCTTTAAGCAGTCTATGCTTTGTTACCAAATGttaatgttttagcatttgtggcacaaataattgtcatttgggtgaactatccctttataACTGGTTGGCACTGGGagtggttgtgtatgtgtggtagGGGATTTGCACAAAATGCtgataggtttccatccaattggtgacagatttatgcgaatattctaaaatctgtatAAAAACAATGTGCATTTTCCTACCAGAaaggtttccatcaaattgacttgttgtggatGAAAGTCTGTGCGTGATGACGCAGTGCACATACAAaaacttttgcggttaaattccaatgtaccgaataaaaaagaCAAGCTAGATGGGTTTCTATCGCAtttaactctactgatggttttgttacACAAAAAGATTGCGTTATATAGtcaatgtgcccactctggtattagCACGTGCGCTGTAGCCAACAGCTCGTATATACGGTGCGGGAAGTctacctacatgatgagattattatgggtaaatgtttatttgtttttatttaactaggcaagtcagttaagaacaaattcttatttacaatggcggtctaccggggaacagggggataactgccttgttgaggggcagaaagaaggatttttaccttgtcaactcagggattcgatccagcaacctttttgtGAAAAGGcagccaagcattgatcatcatgtcaccagaataagacaatcgttgtttattggaaaggagcatcaagctcatcactgttcACTTTCACTACGGGTGAAATTCAtcctaatttatttaatctgcagTGTAATAAACTGCATGTTTTCCCGACCACACAATATCGCGTAactcccaagtttacttcgatatgttTATTATAGCAATACATGCCCATAAAGGAGTTTCCACCACCATTTATAGCGTAATTCATTTCTGCAAAGATTGCACCTTGTCTaccgtattttgttttgtcgacatttggaaagtgtACGGACAAATGCGTCGTCACGTTTTTTGggggatggaaacctggttagtaacATTATTTCCCCCACAAAAAATCAATCCTATGTGCTAATGTTTTAATGAAGCCTGTTTCCTTTTCCTGGGAAAGGAGATCGGAAGAGGATTTCCTTGGATGAAAGACTTGATATCCATCAGAGTAAATCAGTAGTTCAACTGTCTTTCACAGCAGTATATTCCAGGTACAATCTCAtaatataggctactttgaattaTGGTCTTGAAGACAGTTGGACTA includes these proteins:
- the LOC111982101 gene encoding serine/threonine-protein kinase 38-like, which produces MAMTGGTAAALPMSNHTRERVTVAKLTLENFYSTLLTQHEERETRQKKLEKVMDEEGLIDEEKVMRRSQHARKETEFLRLKRTRLGLDDFESLKVIGRGAFGEVRLVQKKDTGHIYAMKILRKADMLEKEQVAHIRAERDILVEADGAWVVKMFYSFQDKRNLYLIMEFLPGGDMMTLLMKKDTLSEEATQFYIAETVLAIDSIHQLGFIHRDIKPDNLLLDSRGHVKLSDFGLCTGLKKAHRTEFYRNLTHNPPSDFSFQNMNSKRKAETWKKNRRQLAYSTVGTPDYIAPEVFLQTGYNKLCDWWSLGVIMYEMLIGYPPFCSETPQETYRKVMNWKETLVFPPEVPISERAKDLILRYCNDAENRVGAVSVEEMKSHAFFEPVDWEHIRERPAAISIEIKSIDDTSNFDEFPESDILQPVSNVTEPDKSKDWVFLNYTYKRFEGLTQRGTIPTYMKAGKA